The Persephonella sp. region GGCAGGAAAGGTCAATGAAGTATCTATTTTCAAGAATAAAATCTTCTATTATGCTGTATTTGCCGTTATTTTCTGTAAAGAAAATTCTTCCGTTTTTGCAGTTTCCGTAAGCATGGTCGTAAAGCCAGCTTTTTAATCTTTCTTTATCCTCTAAGATATCTTCTTTTCTAATTCCGTTTAAAACTATGTTGTAGATGTATTTAATCTCATCCTTATGTTCCTGATAGGCGTTATATACATCATTTTCATCAAATGTTTTTCCTATATATCCATTTACGTATAGGTAGAAAACTGCATGGGGAACAAAGCCTATTTTCTCTTTATCTGGAGTATTTTCAGGATTCATAACAGGGATTTTTTTGTATGTCTTTTCAAGGAATTCCTTAAGGGCTTCTTCTGTTTTAAGCTCAGGTATTTCTGTGTTAAATACAAATTTTTCATAAAATTCTAAGTTTGTTTTGTCCGGCTGGTTAAAGTTTTTGCCGTATAGATAGTTTTTAACTTCTTCAAATGAGAAAATCTGGCTAATTCTTGTATCTCCATACATATTAAAGATTACTTTTTCAGGAATAGACTCAAAAAGTTCATCTGAAAAGACATTTACCTCTCCACATTCCTGACAATACCATACGGGAATTCTGTGTCCCCACCATATCTGTCTGGATATACACCAGTCCCTAATCTCATACATCCAGTTAAGGTATGTTTTTGTCCAGTTTTCAGGGATAAATTTGATATCCCCACCTTCAACAACTTTAATGGCAGCTTTGGCAAGTTCTCTTGTGTTTACAAACCACTGGACAGAAAGATATGGTTCAACTACTGCACCTGAACGCTGGGAATGGCCTACGTTGTGTATAATATCTTCAACTTTTTCCAGTAATCCAAGATTTTCAAGGTCTTTAACTATCTGCTTTCTTGCTTCATATCTATCAAGACCTTTGTATTTACCTGCATTTTCATTCATTACGGCAGCTTCATCCATGACAATGACCATAGGCAGATTATGTCTCTGGCCTACTTCAAAGTCGTTAGGGTCATGGGCAGGGGTTATTTTTACGGCACCTGTTCCGTATTCAGGGTCTACATAATCATCTGCTATTATAGGAATCAGATTTGAAACTTCTTTGCCATCCCATGTTGTTCTTTTTTCAGGTGCTAAGGGAAGTTTAACCTTTTTGCCTATCAGGTGTTTATATCTCTCATCCTCAGGATGAACTGCAACTGCTGTGTCACCAAGCATTGTTTCAGGTCTTGTGGTTGCAACGACGATATATTCTCCAGTTTCCTGTCCATTTTCATCAACAACAGGGTATTTTATATACCAGAGATTTCCTTTCTCTTCTTCATACTCAACTTCAAGGTCTGATATGGCCGTTCTGTCTTTTGGGTCCCAGTTTACGATATAAGGAGCTTTAAAAATAAGACCTTCTTTGTAAAGCTTTGAAAAAGCTTCTCTAACTGCCCTTGCAAAGCCTTCATCGAGGGTAAATCTCTGTCTTGTCCAATCGCATGAGGCACCAATCTTTTCTATCTGTTTCTTAATTGTGTCCCTTGCAACAGGAACCCATTCCCAAACCTTTTCTATAAATTTTTCCCTTCCTAAATCAAATTTGTTTATTCCTTTCTCTTCAAGCTGTCTTGTTACTACCCACTGGGTTGCTATTCCTGCATGGTCAAATCCAGGAAGCCAGAGTGTGTTATACCCTTTCATCCTTTTGTATCTGACTGATATATCCTGAAGTGTCATATTTAATGCATGTCCTATATGAAGTGAACCTGTAACGTTTGGTGGAGGCATCACCACTACAAAAGGCTCTTTATCACTTTCTATATCAGGTGTAAATAAAGCTGATTTAAGCCATTCTCCATACCATTTTTCCTCTATTTCTGCCGGATTATAC contains the following coding sequences:
- the valS gene encoding valine--tRNA ligase; this encodes MSLGEYNPAEIEEKWYGEWLKSALFTPDIESDKEPFVVVMPPPNVTGSLHIGHALNMTLQDISVRYKRMKGYNTLWLPGFDHAGIATQWVVTRQLEEKGINKFDLGREKFIEKVWEWVPVARDTIKKQIEKIGASCDWTRQRFTLDEGFARAVREAFSKLYKEGLIFKAPYIVNWDPKDRTAISDLEVEYEEEKGNLWYIKYPVVDENGQETGEYIVVATTRPETMLGDTAVAVHPEDERYKHLIGKKVKLPLAPEKRTTWDGKEVSNLIPIIADDYVDPEYGTGAVKITPAHDPNDFEVGQRHNLPMVIVMDEAAVMNENAGKYKGLDRYEARKQIVKDLENLGLLEKVEDIIHNVGHSQRSGAVVEPYLSVQWFVNTRELAKAAIKVVEGGDIKFIPENWTKTYLNWMYEIRDWCISRQIWWGHRIPVWYCQECGEVNVFSDELFESIPEKVIFNMYGDTRISQIFSFEEVKNYLYGKNFNQPDKTNLEFYEKFVFNTEIPELKTEEALKEFLEKTYKKIPVMNPENTPDKEKIGFVPHAVFYLYVNGYIGKTFDENDVYNAYQEHKDEIKYIYNIVLNGIRKEDILEDKERLKSWLYDHAYGNCKNGRIFFTENNGKYSIIEDFILENRYFIDLSCRKCGSRNLKQEEDVLDTWFSSALWPFGTLGWPEDTPDLEKFYPTSLLVTGFDIIFFWVARMIMMGMHFMKEKPFSDVYIHALVRDEKGEKMSKTKGNVIDPLDMVEKYGADSLRFTLAALAAQGRDIRLSEKRIEGYKHFANKIWNASKYVLTNMENNKNLVYQDVKSLKLSYEDKWILSLLQETIEKAQKYINEYRYNDYANLLYDFFWHEYCDWYLEFSKERVYKGSDEEKSAALSTLVYILDKSMKMLHPIMPFITEEIWQQLPFKEAEYLPVAPYPEVDEELKFEKEKQLVESLKEMIVSIRNVRADFGIEPSRRLDVYIKPKTEEFEKLISSMEPALKLLAKIENLQVSTDIQRPANTVVAVSKIGEAYIDIAGTIDVEKEIKRQEKILQDIQKSISISEKKLSNENFLKKAPQHVVEKEKQLYQELKEKAEKVQKIIESLKEVQTS